Sequence from the Candidatus Angelobacter sp. genome:
CGATCAAAGGAGGACGCCTCGCTCAGGCCGCCTACCCCGCCCAGCAGGTTTCGATCTTCGTGTCCGACGTTCCGGAGGCTACGCCTGACGCGCTGGCCTCCGGTCCCACTATGCCGGACTCGACTTCCGTTCTCGATTGCTACCGGATCGCCGCGAAGTACGCTCTGTTGGCGCAATTGCCTGCTTCCGTGCGCGAGCTCTGCGAGCGACATGCGCTCGATGAGACCGCAAAGTCCGACGATCCTGCATTCATCCGTGCCCGCTGGTGGACCCTGCTTTCGAACGACGCGATGCTGCAGGCCGCAAAAACCGAAGCCGAACGCCAGGGATTCGCCGTCGAAATCGACAACTCCTGCGATGACTGGGACTACGCCCGCGCCGCCGATTATCTGCTCGCCCGCCTTCGCGAGCTGCGCAAAAAGAACGAGCGTGTTTGCCTGCTTAGCGGCGGAGAGGTCACAGTACGTGTCTCGAACGGCGGCACGGGCGGGCGTAATCAGCAGTTCGCGCTCTACTGCGCCGAGAAAATCTCTGGCGAGAACGTTTGCGTTTTAAGCGCAGGTTCCGACGGCATTGACGGCAACAGTCCCGCCGCGGGCGCGATCGTGGACGGCACAACGGTGGAACGCTCCCGCAGTCAACAACTCGATCCGAACCTGCACCTGCAGAACTTCAACGCCTATCCGTTTTTTGAGAAGCTCGGCGACGCCATCGTGACCGGTCCCACGGGCAACAACCTTCGCGACATACGAATCCTGCTGGCGTATTAGTTCGCTCTTGCCATTAAACCTAAACACAAAGCTCTTAACCGCAGAGATCGCAGAGGGTGGGCTGAGGACGCAGAGATCACGCCGAGTACAGAAGCTCTATGTAGCGGAGCGTGCTTTCAAGGTTTCACAACTCCAAAGATCCTGGCGGGCATTTGAAAATCGTTTGGTTTTCTCGGCGTTCTCTGCGAGCAGTTCTCTGCGCTCTCGGCGGTTAAAGTTTTGTTTTTTCTTCGCGTCATTTGCGGCAAAAGATTTGGGTTGTGTTCGAATTCTTGGCCGACGGTCGCGGTTACAATTTTTCGCCACGCTTTCGACCGCGACGAATGCCAGTTCTCAAAGAAGCCTCGAAGCCACCCTATTCCTCTGTGTGCCCTCTGTGAATCCCTGTGTTCTCTGTGGTGAAAGGTTTGTCTTTCTTTGCGGTTGAAGGTCTGGCAGTTTCTCGTGAGCTGTCTTGAAGTCGGTTGTACAGTTTTCTCGGCGTCCTCTGCGCGCATCCTCAGCGGTCTCTGCGGTTAAATGTTTGGTTTTTCTTGGCGTGCTTTGCGATCTTTGCGGTTAAAATCTTGATTTTCTTTGCGTTCTTGGCGGTTTGAGCGGTTTGCGTTGCCCGAATCAGAACAGTTTGGTCACGCCTTCCGGCAAAACCAGCACGCGATCGCTCACGCCGGCGGCTGCCGCTTCCTGTTCCAGCAATTG
This genomic interval carries:
- a CDS encoding DUF4147 domain-containing protein → MKPIVLHIFEHALRETTVSAAFARHMSCDRGVLRIREDLYDLNSYTRVFVISLGKAAHSMLQALHEQTGERFEGIVASPVQPEFQVRGFRYFHGGHPFPNSESIAAAEAMLKSAGTLNDSCLALFLISGGGSAAAEKPIDDEISLDDLAATYRALVNCGAPIGEINAIRKHLSAIKGGRLAQAAYPAQQVSIFVSDVPEATPDALASGPTMPDSTSVLDCYRIAAKYALLAQLPASVRELCERHALDETAKSDDPAFIRARWWTLLSNDAMLQAAKTEAERQGFAVEIDNSCDDWDYARAADYLLARLRELRKKNERVCLLSGGEVTVRVSNGGTGGRNQQFALYCAEKISGENVCVLSAGSDGIDGNSPAAGAIVDGTTVERSRSQQLDPNLHLQNFNAYPFFEKLGDAIVTGPTGNNLRDIRILLAY